The sequence below is a genomic window from Pleurocapsa sp. PCC 7327.
GGGTTTTGAGTTCGACTAGCTCTTGCTCTCGTAGCAGATTCATCTTATCGTGCAATAGCTCGATTTCCAGTTCCGCTTTCATGTTAACTTCATAGTCGTGTTTTGCTTCCTCGCGATCGATGACCGCTTGACGGTTTTGGCTCATCATAATGATAGGCGCAGCAGAAGCCGCCTGGAATGAAAGCATCAAGTTCAGCAATATGAACGGGTAGGCATCCCAATGTCAGATAAAACCCACGATATTGAGCAAAACCCAAAGAAATAGAAGAATTGATTGAATAATAATGAAATGCCAAGACCCCATCATCGCGGCAAATGCATCGGCAAGACGCTCTCCAGTGGTCAAACGCTTGAGGGGAGGATTTTGAGCTGGTTTGCGCTCTCGCAGGTGTTGCAGCAGTTGGTATTCTTCTGGAGTAACCCGCGCTCGAATCGGTTTTTTGTGACTCATGGTTTTGTTTTTCCTGCTTCTTCGTGTTTTTGTTGTGCTAGAGCAATTTTGAACTGTTCGCCCACATAGCTGAGGGAATTAAACGCATGTTTGTGAACGTAATTCCAGCCGTAATCGGCTCCAGACACCCCATGACCGCCAGGAAAGGCATAAAACACATTGGGAACACCTAATTGATTTAGAGTCTGATGAAACTGTTGAGTAGAAGCCAGAAAATCGGGATCTGCTTTGCCTGCATCCATATAAGCTCGCAAACACTCCAGTTGCGTCTTAGGTATCTTTTGCACGAAGTTTTCGGGACTATTTGCCGCGCCACTGTCATCGGTAAAGTAACCCAGATGACTGAAGAGGACGCAAAAGTTATCGAGGTGGCGCAGTCCGATATTAAATGCACCCCATCCGCCAGAAGAGAGTCCTCCCATCGCCCAAAACTGCGGTTCGTTGAGAGTGCGATAGCGAGACTTGACCACTTGCACTAACTCAGAACCAATAAACGTCCCGACTTTGCCATTGGGACCATCGAAATAATCGGGGTCCCACAAAGGACTAGAGCCTCGGTTATCGTTGCCATCGGGGGTAATTACGATTGAGGGCGGTAGCTTGCCGCTTTGATAGAGTTGGTGCAGAACAGTAATGATGGCATATTTGTCATACCAAGCTCTTGCATCGTCATGTCCGCCGTGTAGGAGGAAAATGACCGGATAGCGGCGATCGCGATTTTTCTCGTAATCTGGCGGCAAAATTAGACCGTATTGCCGTACCTCTCCCATGGTTTTGCTGTTGAAGCACTCCAGTTTAAAGGTTAGATCGCTTCCGGGAACGTTGATTTGAGGCGCGTCTAGTTGGGGTGCGCCTGCAATGAAGACGTACCAGTATCCCATTGCTCCCAATCCAGTCCAGTAAGGATAATGGCACCTATCCCTAACGTTATTTTCCAACTGAGAGTCATGAGTCAAGTCAAAAGTTAGAAGTAACTGCCTTATCGTTCGTTACAATATCTTAGCCAACCAAGTCGCGATCGATCGATTGATGATTTCTGAATACTCAGCTAGCAGTAGATGTCCCGCTTCGGTTTGATACTTTTAATACTACCGCGAACACTACAGCCCGGATATGACAACGCTATGTTTTCTCTGTGTCAATCTCTTGTCGCATTAACTTCTACCGGTTTCCCCAATCCAAAAAATTAATCCCCCGCCCGAAGGCAGAGGATAGCTTAGTTACCTATAAGGCTAGGCGTTCTTTAGCCGAACTTACCAGCAGTCGAGGCAATCAGGAAGGCTGCATAGGTCAGGACATAGCCAACCGTGAAGTGAGCCAGACCGACCAAGCGAGCTTGAACGATAGACAGAGCGACGGGCTTGTCCTTCCAACGAACTAGGTTCGCTAGAGGAGTACGCTCGTGCGCCCAGACAATCGTTTCGATTAACTCTTGCCAGTAGCCGCGCCAAGAGATAAGGAACATGAAACCCGTTGCCCAAACGAGATGTCCGAAGAGGAACATCCAAGCCCAGACAGACAGGTTGTTCACGCCGTAGGGATTGTAACCGTTGATTAGCTGAGCGGAGTTAGCCCAGAGATAGTCGCGGAACCAACCCATCAGGTAAGTCGAGTTTTCGTTGAACTGAGCAACGTTACCTTGCCATACGCACAGATGCTTCCAGTGCCAGTAGAAGGTTAACCAGCCTAGCGTATTGAGCGTCCAGAACAGGGCGAGGTAGAAAGCATCCCAAGCGGAGATATCGCAAGTACCGCCACGACCGGGACCGTCGCAAGGGAAGGAATAACCGAAGTCCTTCTTGTCGGGCATTAGCTTGCTACCGCGAGCATCCAACGCACCTTTGACGAGGATCAGGGTAGTGGTGTGCAGACCAAGCGCGATCGCGTGGTGTACGAGGAAATCTCCAGGTCCGATGGTCAAGAACAGGGAGTTAGTCCCGCTGTTGATCGCATCTAACCAGCCGGGCAGCCAAACGTTGCCGTAGTTGGGATAAGCCGTGTAAGCGATGCTGTCTGGATTGGATAGCAGGGTGTTAAATCCATACAAAGCCTTTCCATGAGCAGCTTGAATCCACTGAGCAAACACGGGTTCGATCAGGATTTGCTTTTCCGGAGTACCAAAAGCAACGACTACGTCGTTGTGGACATACAGACCCAGGGTATGGAAACCGAGGAAGAGCGATACCCAGCTCAAGTGGGAAATAATCGCTTCCTTGTGAGCCAATATCCGCGCCAACACGTTGTTCTTGTTGGCTTCGGGATCGTAGTCGCGTACCCAGAAGATAGCACCGTGAGCGAATGCTCCCGTGATCAAGAAGCCAGCAATGTACTGGTGATGGGTGTACAGAGCAGCCTGGGTAGTGTAATCCTTAGCCAAGAAGGCATAGGGAGGCATCGAGTACATGTGCTGGGCTACCAGGGAGGTAATCGTGCCAAGGCTAGCCAATGCTAAGCCAAGCTGGAAGTGCAAGGAGTTGTTAATGGTGTCGTACAATCCCTTATGCCCTTCGCCCAACAGTCCGCCAAAGGGAGTTCCTGAAGGAGGATTATGAGCGTTCAGGATTTCCTTGATGCTGTGACCGATACCCCAGTTGGTGCGGTACATGTGTCCGGCAATGATAAATATGACCGCGATCGCCAGGTGGTGATGCGCCATATCCGTCAGCCAGAGCGACTCGGTTTGAGGATGGAATCCACCTAAAAAGGTCAGAATTGCCGTTCCTGCCCCCTCAGAAGTCCCAAATACGTGCTTAGCCGTATCCGGGTTCTGAGCGTAGACTCCCCAATTCCCGGTGAAGAAAGGCAGTAAACCTGCTGGGTGGGGCGCGGTAGACAGGAAGTTATCCCAACCGACGTGCTGTCCTCTCGATTCGGGAATCGCAACGTGAACGAGGTGCCCCGTCCAAGCCAAGGAGCTAACGCCAAACAAACCAGCCAGGTGGTGGTTCAGGCGAGACTCAGCATTCTTGAACCAAGATAGGCTCGGACGGAACTTGGGTTGCAAGTGCAGCCAACCAGCGAACAAGAACAGGGCTGATAGGATTAACAGGAATATCGATCCCTGATATAGGTCGCCATTCGTTCTCATCCCGATGGTATAGAACCAGTGATATACCCCAGAGTAAGAGATATCAACTGGGTAGGAAGCACCGCCTTGGGTGAAAGCATCGACGGCTGCTTTACCAAATTGGGGATCCCAAATCGCGTGAGCGATGGGACGGACATTCAGGGGATCTTTGATCCACTGCTCGAAGTTACCTTGCCAGGCTACGTGGAAAATGGTGCCGGAAGTCCACAGAAAGATGATAGCAATGTGACCGAAGTGGGAAGCAAAAATCTTTTGATAAAGATTTTCCTCGGTCATGCCATCGTGACTTTCAAAGTCGTGGGCTGTGGCAATCCCATACCAGATTCGACGGGTCGTCGGGTCTTGTTGTAGATCCTGGCTAAATTTTGGAAATTTAGTTGCCATAGCTTTTTAGGAAATTCTCCTCTCTAAATAATGAGGGCCAGTGCAGAATTGCTGCTCATTTCCTGTTTTAGTTATCTACTGTAACCGAAGTCACGGTAGATGGAAAGTTAAAAACGGTTTCAAAAACGGGCAGTCTAACCCAACCTTCATGCCGTTTTTCTTTATAAATTGAGAGCATTTGCTGGCTACTTGCTTAGTAGCGGAGTGTAAGCTGTCAATCGCTGCGGAAAAGTTTTTTAAGCCCTCCCAACAGGATTGACAAGCTTATTGCAGGGTTGAGCTTATTACATTAGAAAGAAAGGGTTCTGGCGTGGAAGAACGCCCAAGTCGTCACGATTCCACCGAGTAGATAGTGGGCGACTCCAACAGCCCGTCCCTGAATGATGCTCAGAGCGCGAGGCTGAATAGCTGGGGCGACTTTTAGCTTGTTGTGCGCCCAGACGATCGATTCGATTAGCTCTTGCCAGTAGCCGCGTCCGCTGAAGAGGAACATCAAGCTAAAGGCGAAGACGAAGTGACCGGCTAGGAACATGATGCCATAAGCCGAAAGGGCTGAGCCATAAGAGTTGATCACTTGTGCTGCTTGCGCCCACAGGAAGTCGCGCAGCCAGCCGTTGATGGTAATCGCGCTTTGCGCCCAGTTCCCCAAGGTGACGTGAGTGACCGTACCATCTGGCGCAACGGTTCCCCAGACATCCGACTGCATCTTCCAGCTAAAGTGGAAAATCACGATCGACAGGGAATTATACATCCAGAACAAGCCCAGGAACACGTGATCCCAACCCGATACTTGGCAAGTACCGCCACGACCGGGACCGTCGCAGGGAAAGCGGAAGCCCAATTCAGACTTATCGGGAATTAGGCGAGAGCTGCGAGCATAGAGCACGCCCTTGAGCAGGATCAGCACGGTAACGTGGATGGTAAAGGCATGAATGTGATGGACTAGGAAGTCAGCCGTACCCAGTGCGATGGGCATCATCGCCACTTTACCGCCTACCGCGACAACATCCCCGCCAAATGCGTAGCTAGCAGGAGCTAAAGCGTTGGGAGCGGTGTTGCCAGGAGCCAGTGCGTGGATGTTTTGTACCCACTGGGCAAAAATAGGCTGTAGCTGAATTCCCGTATCGGAGAACATATCCTGAGGACGACCGAACGCCCGCATCGTATCGTTGTGGACGTAGAGACCGAAGCTATGGAAGCCCAGGAAGATACATACCCAGTTTAAGTGGGAGATAATAGCATCTCTGTGACGGATGACGCGATCGAGCAGGTTGTCTACGTTCTTGGCAGGGTCGTAATCCCGCACCATGAAGATCGCAGCGTGAGCGCCAGCTCCGACGATCAAGAATCCGCCAATCCATACGTGGTGAGTAAAACAGGCTAATTGAGTAGCGTAGTCGATCGCCATGTAAGGATAGGGAGGCATAGCATACATGTGGTGAGCCACGATGATGCTAAGCGATCCCAGCAGGGCAAGGTTAATGGCTAATTGGGCGTGCCAAGAAGTGGTCAGAATTTCATAGAGACCCTTGTGACCTTCGCCAGTGAATGGACCTTTATGAGCCTCTAGGATTTCCTTCATGCTGTGACCGATCCCCCAGTTGGTGCGGTACATGTGACCGGCAATGATAAACAGCACCGCGATCGCTAAGTGATGGTGCGCCGTATCCGACAGCCACAAGCCACCTGTAACCGGATTCAAACCGCCTTTGAAGGTGAGGAAATCGGAGTAGACTCCCCAGTTCAAGGTAAAGAAAGGTTTGATTCCTTGGGCAAAACTGGGGTATAGCTCCGCCATCTTGCTCGGATCGAGAATAAACTCATGAGGCAAGGGGATATCTTTTGGAGCTACACCAGCATCCAAGAGCTTGTTAATAGGCAGAGAAACGTGGATCTGGTGCCCTGCCCAAGCTAAGGAGCCTAATCCCAGCAAACCAGCTAAGTGGTGGTTCATCATCGACTCTACGTTTTGGAACCACTCCAGTTTTGGCGCTCTCACGTGATAGTGAAACCAACCTGCAAATAGCATTAGAGCAGCCATTACCAAGCCGCCGATAGCCGTGCAGTAAAGCTGGTAGTTATTGGTAAAACCGGCAGCTCTCCAGAGGTAGAAAAATCCAGAAGTAATCTGGATGCCGCTGAAGCCGCCGCCTACATCGGCATTCAAAATTCCTTGACCGACGATGGGCCATACCACTTGAGCGCTAGGCTTAATCGTGGTCGGATCGGTCAGCCAAGCTTCGTAGTTAGAAAAACGAGCGCCATGGAAATACATGCCGCTCAGCCAGACGAAAATCACTGCTAAGTGACCGAAGTGCGCGCTAAAGATTTTCCGCGAAATATCTTCTAGGTCGCTGGTCTGGCTGTCAAAATCATGGGCGTTGGCGTGAAGGTTCCAAATCCAGGTAGTGGTTTTGGGACCTCTAGCCAGAGTACGGTCGAAGTGACCGGGTTTGCCCCACTTCTCGAACGATGTAGGAACCGGATTATTATCGACTCTTACCCTGACTTTCGCCTCTCTCTCCGGACTAATTGTCATGAGGGTTCTCCTCTCTCGACAATGAACTTTAAAGGTTTTCTCTTGATGAATAGTGTAATAGAAGAACAGCAAATGTGGGATTTACTGCTTTTCAATTTTGCTTAAGATGCCTGTTTTAAAAAGCTTCCAGGCAAAAGCATCAATAGATGATGATAAGTCTTTCTACTCTACTGTGTTGGCAAGACTTAACAATAATTAAAATTTGCTCAATTGTCGCTCTCATGATATTTGTCAGCAAAACTCGTCCGACCAAAAGTCAAGGGCATCGGACTTTTTCTTTACAAAAAGCAATAATTTATTAAAGTCGTACTCGATTCCGGAAAATTACCACTAAGAACCGCTCAAAATTCAGCTATATTGCCATACAGATAGCTTCAGTATTCTTAATAAAATAATTAAGTAAGATTAATCGATTCAAGGGTTATTAGGAGGGTTAGCATGTTGGTTTTTATCTATCGATTTTTGCCTATAAAATCCATTTGTTTGTGCGCATTCTTAATTCTACTAAGTTTAGGTTTGGTGAGTTGTGGCGATCGCATCGAAGTTTCACCGCTATCTAGCCCAGAGCCACCTTCTGTGTCGATAAGTGCGGGCAAACTGTCAGAAGTAGCTCCTCCAGCGGTTATTCGGCAGCTAAACCAAACTCTAGAACAATATCAACCACAAGTTGCTATTCTCAGCCCGCCAAGCGATAGTATTTTCCAGGAAACAACCGTCGCAGTTAAACTCCAAGTGCGAGATCTACCCATCTTTAAAGATCCCGAGCTTGAAATGGGACCCCACCTCAAGCTGATTCTCGACAACGAACCCGCGCGAGAAATCTACGACATCGATAAACCCGTTACTTTAGAAAACCTAGCCCCCGGAACCCATACCCTAAGAGTATTTGCCTCTCGTCCCTGGCACGAAAGCTTTAAAAATGAAGGCGCATACGCTCAAACGACTTTCCATATCCTTACAAAAACAGATACCAACGCTCCCGATCCTTCCCTTCCTCTATTGACCTATAGCCGTCCGCAGGGAAGTTACGGTGCCGAGCCTATCCTAGTCGATTTTTACTTAACTAACGCTCCGCTACGTCTAGTAGCAAAAGAAAACTCCGAAATTGCCGACTGGCGGATTCGCGTCACGATTAACGGTCAAAGCTTCGTACTCGATAATTGGCAACCCGTTTACTTAACGGGTTTTGAGAAAGGGAACAACTGGGTTCAGCTAGAATTTCTCGATCGCGCTGGCAATCGAGTTGATAACGCTTTCAACACGACGGTCCGGCTGATCGAATACAATCCGAAAGGTCAAGATCCCCTCTCCAAATTAATGCGCGGAGAGATTGCGACTGAATACGCTCGCAGTATCGTCGATCCTACCTACAAAGCCAAACTAATGCCTACGCCTTCTCCAACGGCAACCCCTACCCCAGCAGAAACGCCTACTGCACAACCAGAAGTTCCCGTCGAACAACCCACTCCAACCCCACAAGAAACGCCTACTCCAATAGAAGAACCGACTCCTCCCCGAGTAGAAGTCACCTCACAGCCGCCAGTAGAGCAGAGTGAGCCTATATTATCCGAACCGGAGAAAACCCCAACCCCAGAATTGGTCGAACCAACTGAAACTGTAGCGCCGCAGGAAGAAACTTCAACGGCAGAACCCCCGGCGGCTCCTTCTGAGAAATCGATTCCAGCTAACACGGAAGCGGCGCCAGCAACAGAAACCCCGTCTGCGAGCCAAGCACCTCGCCTAGAAAAACCTCAATGGTTAGATCGCGTTCTCAGTCGTTTCCAAACAACAAAAACAGCTCCCAGTCTCTCACCTTTGCCAGAGCAATCGCCAACCGCTTCCTCAGAATCCAATATGCAATCTGAATTAGCGCAACCCCAATCGGAGTCTATATAAAAGCGCTTTACCTTGAATGTCGAAAGAAGGCTCACACCGTACCGTAGGTCGGTGTTGAGATGAATTTCGACCAACAAATAAACGCGCGGAGCGCAACCTTATGGTAAAGTAAAACCATAAAGTTAATCAGTTGGTCGTGTTTGTACTCGAAGCCAAACTCAGAGGTTCGACAAAACAGTTGGCCGTCATCGACGAGATGATACGCACGGCTGGCTTTATCAGAAACAGTTGTATTCGACACTGGATTGATAATCGTGGCGTCGGACAATACGACTTGTCTGCTCTGCGTGCAGTTTTGGCTCGTAAGTACGAGTGGGCTAAAAAGCTTAATTCTCAAGCTCGTCAAGCATCTGCCGAACGAGCTTGGCAGTCGATTAAGCGTTTTTATGACAACTGTAAAAACCCAAGCGTCAAGAAAAAAGGTTATCCCAGATTCAAAAAATCGCGCTCTGTTGAGTACAAGACTACTGGCTATAAACTCTCGCCAGATAGACAATCGCTCGCGTTCACTGATGGGTTTAAAGCTGGTAGCTTCCGTATGATTGGAGCTTTCGACCTTAACTACTATCAACCAGAACAAATCAAAAGAGTTCGAGTTGTGCGTAGAGCAGACGGGTATTACGCTCAATTTTGTCTTGCCATTGACCGACTCGAAGCAGTCGAGCCAACCGAGCAAGTAATTGCTCTTGATGTTGGGTTGATGCACTTTTACACCGACAATCGAGGTAACCAAGTTGAAAATCCTCGTCATCTGAAAAAGTCGGAACAGAGCCTTAAGCGCCTGCAAAGAAGAGTAAGTCGCAAGGTAAAAGGCTCTAACAAACGCAAAAAAGCAATTAACAAACTGGGAAGAAAACACCTGAAAGTCTCGCGCCAGCGTCAAGATTTTGCTGTAAAGTTGGCAAGATGCGTGGTCAAATCTAACGATTTGGTGGTGTTTGAGAAACTGATGGTGCGAAACCTGGTCAAGAATCGCCGTCTTGCCAAAAGTATCAGCGATGCTGCTTGGAGACAATTCTTTGAATGGTTGGAGTATTATGGGCAAGTGTTCGGCAAAATTGTGATTGCCGTGCCACCTCAGTACACAAGTCAAGAATGTAGTTCCTGCCATCGCCTTATCAAAAAGTCTTTGTCCGAGAGAACCCACGTTGGCGAGTGTGGTTGTATGCTCGACAGAGACGAAAATGCTAGTCGCAATCTTTTAGCTAAAGGACTGGAAATAATAAGTAGGGGGGCACTCCCAAACTTCGAGTTTTAAACTCGTAAACGCCCAAGGACATTTGAACCTCTGTCAAATAAGTGAAAGCTTGCTTGATAAGTTTGGTGGTTGATTTGGGAACCCCACGCTGTATGCGATCGCATCAGCGTTGGGAAGATGTCAGTCTGGAATCGAGTTGATTTACTGAAAATTAGCAATTCTTAAATCGATCCTGAAAATTTTTGCGGCTACCGCGAAATCTAGCTAAACTTTTAAAGGTTTAAAAACAATTTTTTTAGAATCAAGGGAGGTTATTATGTTACAGCAAAATTCTCACGCATTAACTGGAATACTGATATTAGCCTCTTTATCGGCAGTTGCAGCTACTCCAGCGATCGCCGAACCCACACAAAACCAATCCTCACAAACCCTCATTAGTCAGGCTTTAGGACACGATACTTATGAAGGGGGAGAAGGACAGATGAGCTTCTCCGACTACGTACTCGGTCGCGTTAGAGGAAGAACTGGCAATTACTTATCGATTGAGCTAATGAATATGGAGGGAACTGAAGTAAAAGAGGGAAATGGCAGAGTCATCATGGAAGGTTCGGCTAATCCTGGCGACAACGTTCTCTTGACAGAAGAAGATGGCGAGTACGAGTTTGTTGGTCCCGCTCATCCAGCCTGGATTACAGAATTACAGGAAGACTATAAATGGAATATGTCGGCAGAAATGAAAAAAACTCCCTAAAAAGGTAGCTAGAGAAGAAATTCTCTGTCTAAGATGCTAAAATCCGTCCGATCTAAGATCTTGCATTATTCTCAGGAACTGCCCCTCGATGTTCTATCGCTGTCTCATATTTCAAAGTTGTCTAAAGACGAATAGAGAAGTGTTTTAGTCCATTTTAATGGACTTAGTATGTAAGCCTGGAAATTGGTTTCCAGGAACCTATTGCGAAGAGTGCAAGATCTCAGTTTTTTATGGAAAACTAAAATTGCATAGGGCGTCAAAGTATTACAAGCTATTTATTTGCCAACCAAAAGAGGAATAAACATGGTAAGGTGAGGACTATTGATTCAAGCGCCCAAAAGCAGCAAATGCGATCGTGATCGTGAGAAAAAAGAAAGCGTCTTCAAAATCCTCAGATCCAAAAATCAGAATTTTGGCAGTTGTTAACGGAAAAGGGGGCGTTGGCAAGACAACAACAGCCGTCAATTTAGCCGCGATCTTAGCCGAACAAAAGCAGGTGTTGCTAGTAGATGCAGATCCCCAAGGTTCGGCGACGTGGTGGATAGAACGAAGCGATGCGGAGATAGATTTCGACCTATCCCAAGAAACAGAACCCAAGCTATTAGAAAATTTGCGCCAAATTAGCGATTACGATCTCGTAGTAGTCGATACCCCTCCTGCCCTACGATCTGAGGCATTGAAAGCGGTTATCGCCTCAGCCGATTATTTGGTATTGCCGACCCCACCCGCACCGATGGATTTATCCGTTTTAATCGAAACGGTGCAGAGAGCAGTAATGCCCTTAGCAGTCGCCCATCGGGTTTTGTTGACCAAAGTAGACCCTCGCAGCCTGAAAGAAACCTTAGAAGCGCAAAATACCCTATTAGAGTTGGGAATTCCTGCCTGTCACGCCTTCGTTCGCAACTATAAAGCCCACGAACGGGCAGTTTTAGAGGGAATGCCCGTAACCCAATGGCGGGGAAAAAATGCTCGCGAAGCCGAAGCGGATTATCGTCGCGTGGCAGAAGAACTACAACGAGATTGGAATCAACTATGACCAAAAAACGTTTATCCGACCTGCTACGAGAAGAACTTAACAATACACCTACTGAGTCAGCAACTACTACAAGTTCGCCAAGCGATGCTGAAGGCGCTAATTTAACTTTATCTAACGCTAAAACCTCTAAATCATCCTCTAGCAGCCGATCGCGAGCGAGAAAAACTATTCCAGATCAGTTGGAAGATAAGGTAAAAGAGTTGACGGCTGCCCTAGAATCTGCTAACCAACGCGCTGGTTCTCTTGAGGAGCAAATCGCATCTTTAGAATCGCAATTGGAGACACAAAAAAAATTAGTAGAAACTCTCCAAATTCAATTGGAGAAAACAATTCAAATGGAATTGGAATTAGAAGAGAACAAAAAATTAGTTGAGAAGCTCTACTTTGAATTACAAAAAGCTGAAAGCGTTCAATCGGAATTAGAAGAACAAAAGAAATTAGTACAAGAACTTTCTGCCCAGTTACAACAAGCACAAAACGAACAAGATCTTGAAGCAGCTTCCGATGCCTCTCACTCGACAGAATTACAACTAGCAGCCATTGCCAATTATGCACTTCAACGCCGACCGATTGGACGTTCTATTGCCTCCAATCAACCAACCACTGTTTTGTCTAACGAAGATATCGGTTGGTTTGATTAATCTCAGAACCTAGAGCTTTAGTTCTAGGCTCAAAGCTTAACTCGATTAAAATCGATTGAAATTAATGGTGCAAGATCTCAGTTAATCCTACTTCGACTTATTCAACTTATTCAACGGATTTTCGGACTTTCTCGGTATAATCTTTAGGGCGCAGTTGGCGAAAACTTT
It includes:
- a CDS encoding ParA family protein; the protein is MRKKKASSKSSDPKIRILAVVNGKGGVGKTTTAVNLAAILAEQKQVLLVDADPQGSATWWIERSDAEIDFDLSQETEPKLLENLRQISDYDLVVVDTPPALRSEALKAVIASADYLVLPTPPAPMDLSVLIETVQRAVMPLAVAHRVLLTKVDPRSLKETLEAQNTLLELGIPACHAFVRNYKAHERAVLEGMPVTQWRGKNAREAEADYRRVAEELQRDWNQL
- the psaB gene encoding photosystem I core protein PsaB; protein product: MATKFPKFSQDLQQDPTTRRIWYGIATAHDFESHDGMTEENLYQKIFASHFGHIAIIFLWTSGTIFHVAWQGNFEQWIKDPLNVRPIAHAIWDPQFGKAAVDAFTQGGASYPVDISYSGVYHWFYTIGMRTNGDLYQGSIFLLILSALFLFAGWLHLQPKFRPSLSWFKNAESRLNHHLAGLFGVSSLAWTGHLVHVAIPESRGQHVGWDNFLSTAPHPAGLLPFFTGNWGVYAQNPDTAKHVFGTSEGAGTAILTFLGGFHPQTESLWLTDMAHHHLAIAVIFIIAGHMYRTNWGIGHSIKEILNAHNPPSGTPFGGLLGEGHKGLYDTINNSLHFQLGLALASLGTITSLVAQHMYSMPPYAFLAKDYTTQAALYTHHQYIAGFLITGAFAHGAIFWVRDYDPEANKNNVLARILAHKEAIISHLSWVSLFLGFHTLGLYVHNDVVVAFGTPEKQILIEPVFAQWIQAAHGKALYGFNTLLSNPDSIAYTAYPNYGNVWLPGWLDAINSGTNSLFLTIGPGDFLVHHAIALGLHTTTLILVKGALDARGSKLMPDKKDFGYSFPCDGPGRGGTCDISAWDAFYLALFWTLNTLGWLTFYWHWKHLCVWQGNVAQFNENSTYLMGWFRDYLWANSAQLINGYNPYGVNNLSVWAWMFLFGHLVWATGFMFLISWRGYWQELIETIVWAHERTPLANLVRWKDKPVALSIVQARLVGLAHFTVGYVLTYAAFLIASTAGKFG
- a CDS encoding esterase family protein; its protein translation is MGYWYVFIAGAPQLDAPQINVPGSDLTFKLECFNSKTMGEVRQYGLILPPDYEKNRDRRYPVIFLLHGGHDDARAWYDKYAIITVLHQLYQSGKLPPSIVITPDGNDNRGSSPLWDPDYFDGPNGKVGTFIGSELVQVVKSRYRTLNEPQFWAMGGLSSGGWGAFNIGLRHLDNFCVLFSHLGYFTDDSGAANSPENFVQKIPKTQLECLRAYMDAGKADPDFLASTQQFHQTLNQLGVPNVFYAFPGGHGVSGADYGWNYVHKHAFNSLSYVGEQFKIALAQQKHEEAGKTKP
- a CDS encoding RNA-guided endonuclease TnpB family protein; translation: MFVLEAKLRGSTKQLAVIDEMIRTAGFIRNSCIRHWIDNRGVGQYDLSALRAVLARKYEWAKKLNSQARQASAERAWQSIKRFYDNCKNPSVKKKGYPRFKKSRSVEYKTTGYKLSPDRQSLAFTDGFKAGSFRMIGAFDLNYYQPEQIKRVRVVRRADGYYAQFCLAIDRLEAVEPTEQVIALDVGLMHFYTDNRGNQVENPRHLKKSEQSLKRLQRRVSRKVKGSNKRKKAINKLGRKHLKVSRQRQDFAVKLARCVVKSNDLVVFEKLMVRNLVKNRRLAKSISDAAWRQFFEWLEYYGQVFGKIVIAVPPQYTSQECSSCHRLIKKSLSERTHVGECGCMLDRDENASRNLLAKGLEIISRGALPNFEF
- the psaA gene encoding photosystem I core protein PsaA; the encoded protein is MTISPEREAKVRVRVDNNPVPTSFEKWGKPGHFDRTLARGPKTTTWIWNLHANAHDFDSQTSDLEDISRKIFSAHFGHLAVIFVWLSGMYFHGARFSNYEAWLTDPTTIKPSAQVVWPIVGQGILNADVGGGFSGIQITSGFFYLWRAAGFTNNYQLYCTAIGGLVMAALMLFAGWFHYHVRAPKLEWFQNVESMMNHHLAGLLGLGSLAWAGHQIHVSLPINKLLDAGVAPKDIPLPHEFILDPSKMAELYPSFAQGIKPFFTLNWGVYSDFLTFKGGLNPVTGGLWLSDTAHHHLAIAVLFIIAGHMYRTNWGIGHSMKEILEAHKGPFTGEGHKGLYEILTTSWHAQLAINLALLGSLSIIVAHHMYAMPPYPYMAIDYATQLACFTHHVWIGGFLIVGAGAHAAIFMVRDYDPAKNVDNLLDRVIRHRDAIISHLNWVCIFLGFHSFGLYVHNDTMRAFGRPQDMFSDTGIQLQPIFAQWVQNIHALAPGNTAPNALAPASYAFGGDVVAVGGKVAMMPIALGTADFLVHHIHAFTIHVTVLILLKGVLYARSSRLIPDKSELGFRFPCDGPGRGGTCQVSGWDHVFLGLFWMYNSLSIVIFHFSWKMQSDVWGTVAPDGTVTHVTLGNWAQSAITINGWLRDFLWAQAAQVINSYGSALSAYGIMFLAGHFVFAFSLMFLFSGRGYWQELIESIVWAHNKLKVAPAIQPRALSIIQGRAVGVAHYLLGGIVTTWAFFHARTLSF